The sequence below is a genomic window from Salinispira pacifica.
GAAATCAGCGGAGTTCCCGAAATACTTCGCCAGGCGCAGAGCAGTATCTGCGGTGATCCTTCGATTACCATTGAAAACCTGACGCCTTCCCTTCACCAGATCCGTGAAATTCCGAACTGATCCAGTTTAGTATCTTTGCTGAGGAGGGGATTACCTTCAATTAATGATTGGGCGCTGAGCATCCGGTCGAAAGGATCTCGATGCTCACCGTTGAGCATGCCCGCTTTCAGGGCATGCTCGGCGCTGATATCGAGGTAGTCGAAGTGATCTTCGTTTATTCGCTTCTGCCATTGTGCGATTATTTGTTCTCCCTGTGGCAACTTTCCAATTCGTGTTTTGGTAGAAATCTCCCAGGCAGATGCAGCACTCACAATTATGGTGTTCATGGGGTTTTCGATCAGGGAGCGGACCGCATCACTCAGTTCGTTTTCAGCCGACCACCACCACAGGAGGCAATGAGTATCCAGAAGGTAACTACTCATCCCCAGACATCCAGTTCCGATTCAGGAAGTTCATCGAAAAAGCTGTCGGGGATTTCCATAGGGTAGCGTCCAGCAGTTCTCGCCGCCTGCGTATCCAGCGGCATGAGGCGCGCATACGGTTTTCCTGCTTTAGCGATGATCACAACTTCACCATTATGAGCCTTTTCAAGAATTGCCGAGAAATGAGTCTTCGCCTGGTGGACGTTTATCTTTTCCATATAGTTAAATTAGTCCACCACATGGACTAAGTCAAGCATCCGGACGCATGGGCAAGCAGGTCGCAGCGCGACCGACCAGCCCCCGGTTGCATGGGCGAGCAGGTCGCAGCGCGACCGACCAGCCCCCGGTTGCATGGGCGAGCAGGTCGCAGCGCGACCGACCAGCCCCCGGTTGCATGGGCGAGCAGGTCGCAGCGCGACCGACCAGCCCCCGGACGCATGGGCGAGCAGGTCGCAGCGCGACCGACCAGCCCCCGGACGCATGGGCGAGCAGGTCGCAGCGCGACCGACCAGCCCCCGGTTGCATGGGCGAGCAGGCACGGAGTGCCGACCAGCCCCCCGGACGCATGGTATCGGGATCGTTCCTCAGCGCTTTGCGCTTGCGGTACGACCCTTGGGCGAGCAGCAGTGAAGCAATCCATCCTGCCGAGAACTGTACACTGAGGGCATTAATACGATAGTGTCCGTGCATATTTAAAAACTTACCAGGAATATACCCATGCCAGGTGCACCTCCACAACATACGACTGTACTTGTTTCCTGCCATATTGATGGCGCAATTCATGCTGTGCCATTGGCAGCCGAAACCCTGAAAACCTATTACCTTCATGGCAGCACACCGGTTTCATCAGAGCTGGACATTCTCACGGCGGATTTTTCAACATCTGACTCGCCGGAAATGGCTGCAGCATCCATTCTTGCCCGCAAGCCCGGCAGTGTGGGGTTCTCCATGTACATCTGGAACCGCAGCTTTTGCCTGGAAACAGCCGAGATTATCAAAAACCGTGCACCGTCCGTCATTTTGTACACAGGAGGGGCGGAGGTGACGGCGGACCCGGAATCGTTGGATCGGGAATCTGTGATTGATTACATCCTGCCCGGAGAGGGGGAACTACCTTTTCGTATCCTCATGGACTACATCAAAAGCCTTCACTCACCGCATACAAAAAACCGGGAGGAAAAACCAGCCCGGCTTCTTTCCAGATCAAATATCCATGATATCAGGACACTGCCATCACCATATCTGGAGGGGAACGGGATGACCGAGAATGGCGGAGAGCCCCGACGGGTTTTGCTCTGGGAGTTGTCCCGGGGCTGTCCTTATAACTGTGCGTTCTGCGCCGAATCACGGGGAATTGCAGGTGTGCGATATATCAGCATGGAGCGGATTGAGGCGGAACTGAAACTGTTTGAGCGGCAGGGAGTTGAGCAGATTTTTGTTCTTGATCCCACGTTTAATACCGGGCATGACAGGGCCATTGAAATTCTCGGACTCATCGCAGTCCATGCTCCGTCTATTCATTTCACATTCGAGGTGCGGGCCGAGTTGCTTAATGTGGAGCAGGCCGAAGCGTTCTCCAAGATCCGCTGCTCCCTCCAAATCGGTCTCCAAAGCGCAGACTCCGACGTGCTTAGGTATGTGAACCGATCAATCCGGCCCGATATGTTTATGGAAAAAATCGGCCATTTAAATGAATACGGAGTGATCTTCGGTCTGGATCTGATCTACGGATTACCGGCGGATACTCTCCAGGGATTCCAAAGAAGCCTGGATTTTGCACTATCATGCCTTCCCAACCATCTGGATATTTTCCGGCTGTCAGTGTTTCCCGGAACAGAACTGCATGAAAAGGCTGATTCCCTCGGGCTCATCCGACAACCTTCCCCACCCTATGCGGTGCTTGGAACTGACGATTTCAGTGAGCAGGAGTTGAGCCGTGCAGAGGAGCTTGCCGCCGCCGCAAACCGTTTCTACAATCAGGGTGCTGCGGTTGCATGGTTCATGCCGGTCTGCGATGCGCTGGAAATGCGCCCCTCGGAATTTCTGGGTTTTGCAGCAGATATCCATGAAGAGAACGGGGCTGCAATTCAGACCGGTGACGGGTTCCATCCTGACCCACTGATGCATTGGCAGCTTGAAGTGCTGCGCCTGGCTTTCAGAAAACACAAGAAGAAGCGTTACGGCAAGGTTGCCGCCGATCTATGCCGTTACCACCACTACTATGCCAGGGCTCTGAAAGAAGCGGATCTGGCTGAAGATGCCGGAAATCCGGAGGCACAGATCAGCCGGGGCGCAGTTCTCAGACGCAGTTCCCAGCTGTATCTTGCCGACTTCAACTATGACGTGAATTTGTACACAGAACCGGGCATGTTTTCGCTGGAAGATTTTGTGCGGGAATACGATCCCGAACCTTCTTTTGCCATGATATTTGCCGCAACCGGGGAGATAGTAACCCTCGCACTTGAGGAACCGTACTATGTGCTTCTTACAAAGATAAACGGATCTGATACACTGAAAACCCTGCTTGAGCAAACCGGATTGTCATTCGATGACGTAGAGGATCTGCTGGTTTTTCTTCACAGCAACGGCCTCATGCATGTTTGCTGATCCCCCTCTTCATCCGGGCTGGCTGCACAGCTCCGGAAGATATTTCACTGGGAACATTCGTCACAGAGTCCGTAACATTCCAGCAGATGACCGCTGAACTTCCTCCCGTAGCGTTTCTCAAGGAGAGGAAGAACTTCGTGGAGCTCACATTCTTCCACCTCCTGGACCCGGTGACATTTGGGACAGATGATGTGGGCATGATGACCGTCGGCGGGCATCAGAACATAGCTTGGAGTCTGGGATTCCACATATGTTGGACGGATTATGGACATTTTAGTGAAAAAATCCAGCGTACGGAACACCGAGGTTCTGGAGGCGTTTGCCCCTGTGGTTTCGATCCTTTCAAGAATCTCCCTGCTCGTCAAATGATGCTTAGACTGGCAGATAATGCGCAGAATTTGATCCCTTGCAGGAGTAATTCTCTCACCCCGGTCCAGGATCCGACGAAGACATTGTTGATATGTGTTTTCCCATTCCATAATTACGAGTGTAACAGTCCGGTGCAGACATTGTCATCATACAAGCTGCACCGGATAATAGTTCAATTTTCGACTGATACAAGAGCCTGCATCAACTGTTGATTCAGATGGGTAAAATCGACATCCTGACCGATAAAAACCAATTCCTGGCGCTTGTCGCCCCATGGCTCCTCAAAAGCTTCAAGAATTTGGCTGCGAAGTTCTTCATCCCTGGGCCACTGGGTCCGATCCACTGCCGACCACCAGAATCCTGCTGCTTCAAAAAATCCTTTTTTTCCGGAAATACTCAGGAAGTATGCCGACTCGGGCTCGTCTTCAAACCAGAAATAGCCCTTCGCTCGGATTAACCCCTCGATGCCAGCGGATACAACCTTTTGAAATTTTTTGCGGTCGAATGGACGACGCTGTTTAAACGCCCAACTGGAGATTCCATATTCTTCAGTCTCCGGCACATGGTCGTTCGCCAGCTCTTCCTCCCATGCGTCGAGGGACTCTCCCCACTCCCTGGTGTACAGTCCGGTATTCATAATCAGGTAGGGGTCGATATTTCCGTTGAGCATTGGAATGATTTTCGCCGTGGGATTCATCTTGCCCAGCAGGGCGGTGAGTCTTGCCAGTTCTTCAGGTTCAACCAGGTCGGTTTTACTGACAAGAATGACGTTGGCGAACTCAATCTGATCGGTGAGCAGCATGGACAGACTTCGCTCATCTTCCTCATTTACCGCCATGTTCTTTTCCGCCAGGCTTGTTGTAGATATCAGCATCCCCCGGCAGGTGGAAGCATCCACTACGGTCACCATGGTATCCAGCCTGGTGAAATCTTCCAGCGCTGAACCTTCATATTCCCCGAGTTCGAAGGTCTGAGCAACCGGAACAGGTTCGCTGATCCCCGAGCTCTCGATGAGCAGATAATCAAACCGACCGTCCCGGGCCAGATCATACACCTCTCTGAGTAAATCGTCACGCAGGGTACAGCATATGCATCCGTTGGACATCTCCACCAACTGCTCATCGGTTCGGCTGAGCCGGGCTCCGCCATCCCGTACCAGGGCGGCATCGATATTCACGTCGGACATGTCGTTGACAATCACCGCTACCTTTAATCCTTCGCGATTGGTGAGGATATGATTGAGCAGGGTAGTTTTTCCCGCCCCCAGGAAACCGGATAATACCGTTACAGGCAATTTTTCAGTATGTTTCATAATGCCGCATATTAGTGGTACTTTGTTCCACTGTCAATACTTTGTTGCTTTTTAGGGCTTTAGTAACATAAATGGCGACTTAGGACCTTCTGAAAATCCAAACCCAATGCAGATACATGAATTGCGGCTTGATTTTTCTCACAGGTATGTGGTTTTTACAGGAAGGAGCTAAAAACCCTTGCACCGGCCTCCGTGGTGGGAGCGAAAATGTGCCTGGATGAAGCCATGGATCGACGGATTACAGGCAGGATTGTGAGTATCTCCCAGTCTTGTCTTCATCCCATGTTGGGTAAAAGCTGCCATGCTTATCGCATTTTGGCATGAAGATTTCGGCGGCGAATGTAAAAGACGATTTTATCTTTTCTGCGGTTCAATCTTTCAACATATCGGGAAAAATTCGAGCCGACACTTCATTAATGATCTACTATATTCATATGGATATAAGAGATATTCGGAAAACGAGCATCCCGCTCTGCATGACTGCGTTCATCATGACCTGCTGTACTGCTCTTCTCTTCGGCTGCGCATCCAATGGTCCGGCCCACGATACAGACAGTCTGATATCGGGCTTGGATATCCCCGGCAGTTTCATAAAAAGCGGCTATTCCAGTGAAGCCGATCTGAATTTCCTGGCAACATTTCCGCCGGAAAGCGGCAGGACTCCGGGCCTTGTTGTATTTCTCCACAGCATGGAAGAGCGGGGCAATAGCTTGCACAGGGTATATGACAACCCGGCAGGTGAAGGCCCGGGTCTGGCAAAAATCGCCCTGGAGGATCAGGACTTCCCGTTCATCACACTTTCCCCCCTTTGCCCCCGGGGAACCTACTGGACCTTTCTTCACCGCAGGCTGGGCACATTGATTCGGGAATTTATTGAAGAAGAATCTATCGATGGGGATCGGGTCTACCTTACCGGCGTCAGCATGGGTGGAATGGGCACCTGGTCCATGGCCATGGCCCAACCTGATCTGTTTGCCGGGATTGTACCGATTTCCGCCGCCGTGTACTCCCCTCCGATTCGCCCCCGCTACCGCCGCATTGCGGAAATTCCGGCCCTGGTGGTGCACGACCTGAAAGATCCTTCCATACCCTATGATAAGGCCCGGAAAACTGTCCAGCGATTTCAAAAAGCGGGGGGTACTGCAGAGTTTGTTCGCTATGATTCCGGCGAGCATTATATCCACACCAATGTTTACCGCAGCGATATGTTTATTGCCTGGCTGATGGGGGTGGGGACTGAGTAGACGGCGGCCGTGTACATGCGTGCGGACCTTCCTCCCCGCAGGCTTTTTCCCTGCACTTCACTTTTGTACGCTCAGGTCTTACCTTTAGATTTCAGCTAATAATATGCATAGGAGTATCTCATGAACATTGAACTGAACAGCGGACATTCTATTCCTGCCCTTGGACTGGGCACCTTCCGGGCCAAGGATCAGGAAGTGTACAAAGCCGTCCTGCACGCCATTGAAGCAGGGTATCGCCATATCGATACCGCTGTTGCCTACGGAAATGAGGAAGAGGTTGGCAAGGCCATTGCCGAGAGCCCGGTTCCCCGGGAGGAATTGTTCGTTACCACCAAAGTCTGGAACACCGCACACAGCAAGAAAGATGCAGCTGAAATGATCAATGAGTCCCTGAAGAAGCTGGGGCTGGAGTATATTGATTTGGTTCTGGTGCACTGGCCCTGGACCTATGAGCGAAATGCGGCGGTGTATGAGGCCATGGAAGACGCCGTGGATGCCGGCACGGTCCGATCCATCGGTATTTCCAACTTCAATATCCACCACATTGAGAGCCTGCTGAAGACCGCCCGGATCACCCCTGCGGTGAACCAGATGGAATGCCATGTGCATCTGCAGAACACCCGCCTGCAGGAGTACCTGGACGACAAAGGCATCCGGCTGGAGGCATATGCGCCGTTCAAAAGCCATGATATCGGAGATATTCTGGATGATGAGACGCTGAAAAAGATCGGAGATGCCCACGGAAAGACCGTACCCCAGGTGTCGCTTCGCTGGATGCTGCAGCGGGGGATTATTGTGATCCCCAAGTCGGTGCATGCGCAGCGCATCGATGAGAACTTTGACGTTTTCGATTTTGAACTCTCGGATGAGCAGATGCATGAAATTCGTAAGCTCAAGCGCGCCGATCGCGCATTCCCCGAACCTGACAACGTGGACTTCGGTTTCGTGAACCTCTAACCCATTTCAGCCCGGGATGTCCGCCTGCGATCCAGCATGGAATTGGGCCGGGGCACCCCCGGGTTTCACCGGCTGTGCCGGCCGGGGTGAGTCAGCGATCCGCTGCCGACAACCCGGGATAATCCATTGCCACACCCGCCAGAATTTCAGCCACCGCAGCCACAACTTCCGGCCGGACATTTTTCTGCTGTCAACAAAATTTTCCCGTATGCCCGGAAGCTGCCCAGGGAATCAGCCTGTAAAATCCGGAGAGAAGCCCCGGCGCAGCATATTTTCGCTCACCGCCACAGGATGCACGAAGTTCAGAAGGTACTGGGAACCTCCGGCCTTTGTGCCCTGCCCCGAAAGCTTGAAGCCGCCGAAGGGCTGGCGGCCCACAAGTGCTCCGGTGATGGATCGGTTTATATAGATATTTCCCGCTTCAAGATGTTCCCGTACAAGATCTATATGCCCCCGGTTTCGGCTGACGATTCCTCCGGTGAGACCGAAATCAACCGCATTGGCCATTTCAATTCCCTGCCGGATGGATTCGGTTTTCATGACCGCCAGAACCGGTCCGAACACTTCCTCCTGTGCCAGCCGATGTTCAGGACGGATATCGGCAAATATGGCCAGATTGTCCTTCACCAGCATTTCCCGGCCTTCCTCCCTTCCTATTGCGATATAATCGGCGATCTTCCGTTCAGCCTCGGGGCTCACCGCCGGCCCGAGAAAGGTTCCCGGATCTACGGCATCTCCCATGATCAAGGAATCTGCCGCGGCAGTGAGACGGTTCAGGAATTCATTGTACAGCGATTCATGCACGATGGCCCGGGAAGCGGCGGAACATTTCTGTCCCTGAAAGCCGAATGCCGAGTAGAGGACGGCCTCAACGGCCACATCAAGATCCGCATCGCTGTCAATAATAATTCCGTTTTTCCCGCCCATCTCGGTGACCGATGAGCGAACATAGGCACTTCCCTGCTGCTGCCGGGAGAGGGTCTCGATAATTCCCAGACCCACTTCCTTTGAACCGGTGAATGCAATGCAGTTGATCCGGGGATGGGAAACCAGGGCCGCCCCCACCACCTCCCCCTCGCCGGGGAAGAAATGGAGTATTTCAGCGGGAACCCCTGCTTCCATGAAAATCTCATACATCAACCTGCCGGTGACTGCGCTTTCCTCTGCGGGTTTGTACAGCACACCGTTTCCCGTTACCAGGGCGGCACTGGTCATGCCGGTGCTGATGGCCAGGGGAAAATTCCATGGAGCGATTACCCCCGCAATTCCCCGGGGCCGGTAGCTCAAAGAGTTCCGTTCACCGGCAATATTCGACAGGGAACGGGGGGAAAAGAGCTTTTCCGATTCAGCGGCATAATAATTAAGAAAATCGATGGCTTCACAGACATCATTATATGCCTGGTCCCACTGCTTCCCCACTTCCAGCACCTGTACGGCGGCGAGTTCATATATCCTCCGGGACATGATGCCGGCGCTGCGGCGCAGAATCTCCGCCCTGCGGGGAGCATTGGAGGCAGCCTTCCATGCAGCTGCGGCGTTTTGTATTGCATTCACGGCCTCATTCAGACGTGTGCTGATTTCGTTTGTGCTGATATTGCTGATGCGCTTTTTCACGCCGGTGATTACCGTTGGGGCGGTATCCAGGGCATGAGAAAACGATCTGCGTACCGCCTCCAGACTGAAATCCCCGGGGGGATGATTGGAAAAATGCTCCCCGTCCGCCCGGGACGGAGCAGGGGAAGAGGTTACGGTGGGTGAAGCAAAAATATCTTCCCGAGATGCGGCCTGAATGAACTGCAGGCGAACCATTCCGTCCCGGGCGGTATTTTCAACCAGGCGGCGTACCAGATACGCCATTCCCGGGACCATGGGGCCGTAGGGGGCATAGAGCCGTACGGTCTGACCCAGGGCTGTCAGAGCCTCTGCCATTCCCGACGCCATGCCGTTGAGCATCTGAATCTCATACTCATGGGAGGAAAGACCGGCTTCTTCCGCCAGGCGGCGGGTTTCCGCCGCGGTACGCATATTGTGGGTGGCCGCAGCCACCCGGATCAGGTCGGAGTTCTCAAAGAGGAGGGCAAGGTTTTCCTCATATGCGGCGTCAGTCATATATTTTTCTTCAAACACCGGTGACGGCCAGCCGTTCTCCTGGGCGAAAATCCGTTCATACTCATAATAGGCACCCTTCACCAGCCGGACGGTGAACCGGTAATTTCCCCGCCGGGCGAAGGCCGTAAGATCCCTGAGATCTGCGCCGGTTTCCTTCAAATAGGATTGGACGGCGATCCCCAGCTGATGGTATGAGCTTTCCGATACCAAGCGCTTGAAGGCGGAAAGAGTGATATTTTTGTACACCCTCTGTTCCATATCAACATGAAGAAACCCATCCGCATCCTTCACCGCCGTGAGGATCCGCTTAAGCCGGGAGACTAGCACATCCACGCTCCGCTCATAGTTCAACGGTCCGATTTGCGAGTAGAGACTTGTGGGTTTTACGGTTATGTGCACCGGCAGCCCAGCGCCGCTGAGAACTTCCACGGCTTCCAGCTGTTTGGCCAGGTAGATCTCCGCCTCTTCCTCACTGAGGGTGGCTTCTCCCAAGGTATCCAGGGTGTAGAGGAAGCCCCGTTCGGCCATGGAAGAAACCGCGGCAAGGGCCTGAGTCAGGTCCCGTCCGCAAACAAATGAGGCGAACAAATCCTCCAGCAATTCCGACAGACCGGAGCCGTCAAGCTCCATAAACCAGGGCGGAGCATATGTAGCGGCAAAATAGTCGTCCCGGTACTCCTCAACCTGGCGCTCCCCGTTGAGCACAGGATACACGTCTATAAGATACAGCAGCGCCGCCATAAACTGATGATCTGCGGCGGCATGAAGCAGCACTCTTCCGCCGGGAGTCCCCGAGTCAAACAGGGGATCCTTCCGAGACATGGTCTGTGTATACAACTGCTCCCTGAAATTCACCGGTTTCGCCACAAATCCTCCAATGCACGGTCCATCCAACACGCTCAGCGCCAACCGTACCGGAGTTCAGTCCGGAATGAAAAAACCGGCCGGTCATGCGCTTCTGACACTCATAAAATCATATCGTTGCTTGGGGAATTTTGCGAGTTTTTTCTTGAGTCCTTTACTAATATTCACACATTCCGCCGGGAACACAGCTATTTCCACCCTGTTCCCCGGGAGAATTCACTCTTCAGAAGCGGTCTGTGATAAAAATCGGGTTCCGTCCGGAGAAAAATTGTTCCATTCCGGGGAGGTCGGATTCATCGGTCAGTCCGGTGAGCACCGCCTGTTCCAGAGAGATTCCCCCGAACAGCAGGGAGCTGAAGACGGAGAGATCTATTTCAGGCAGACCTTCCGGAGGGCTGGCGGAGGGAGTGAACTCCGGCTTTCCGCCGCTGATGCGGTAGATTCCGCTGTTTTCTTCTATGGCAGGATCTGTGAGGTAAAAGCCCGCATCGGGAAGCGTCCGGTTCTCTCCTTCCTTAGAGGCGGCGAACTGCGCCACGGCGGCGGAGAAAACCTTGGGGATATTCACCGGGCGGGCCATCCATTCGTTCACGCAGGAAATCTCGGGCCGGGGTTCACTGAGAAAATGCCGTACCTGAAACGACCCGGGCAGGTTCAACTCGATTTTGCTGATTTGGGACCGGTGCCGGGCCAGAAACTCAAAGATTGCCGCCAATCCCTGTGCATGCCGCCAGACCGCCTTGTGCACGTACAGGCCCGGGTTTTGATAGTCATCGTCCTGGCTGAAGCGCAGCCATGCGGCGGGTTCGCCCGAGGTATCACGTATCACATAGTAATAATGATTAAAACGCCGGGCGCTTTCCCGTTCCTCCTGGAAACTCCGGTAGGGCCAGTAAATGGAAGCATCAAACTGCTGAATCCACAGATTATGAAGCTCGCATATTTTATTGAACTCGGTTTCCTTCCATTCCATGGGCGCGAAGCTGAATCCGGTCCGGATTCTTCTTATATCTTCCGGGGCAAAGCGGTACTGTTTATAGTCCCCCAGGCTTCCGTAGCCGAATTTTCCGTAAAAGCGGTAGGAAAAAGGATACAAATAGGATATTCCCACCCCCTCCCGGTAATCCCGTCTGAGAACCTCATTCAGAATTTCCCGGATACGCCCCGAGTTCCTGTCGGCGGGGTCGGAAGCCACTGCAGAAATTCCGCCGGAACTCCAGTCCTCTCCGAAATACCGGGTGGTAAAGCGGATATCCGCCATCCCGCTTCGGGCATTTCCCTCATCATCAAAAAAGGCAAGACCGTAAGATCCGTTTCCCGGAAGGGGAAAAATATGGTCAGTCCATCCGATGCTGTCGGTAAAACAATACCTGCACAGCCTCTGGTATGCCGAAATCTGCTTTTCGGAGTTGATATTTGACATGGTACTCATACGATCCCCTTCTTCTAGTATTCTGGTATTCTGGTATTCTGTTGTTCTGGTATTCTTTTGTTCTGATACTTCATACAGACGGTAAGCATCCCCGTTTCGAATCAATAGGTTGATGCAACTTATCAACCATCAAGTTGTCCCAGTATACATTCAAATTCTCCTTCTGAGAACCGGAATTTTCCGGTGTGAGGCAAAACCGCCCCGGTGCATGGCCGCCGGCTCATTCTATCATCAGAGCCAGCCCAGTCGGCTCATCAATTTACAATTTCGCCGGAACCATCCATTGACTTATGTGCATATGCACGCTAAAATACAGATACATTAGGCGTGCATATGCACGCTTCACTGGACCCGGGGAATCTTTAAGACTCACCGGGGCATACGCTGATTGTCCAGTTCAGGAGGATTGTATGAACGGAAACAGAAGAGGTCCGGAAAACGCAGGACCGGGAACCGGCAGAGGACTTGGGCTGTGCTCAGGCTACGAACAGCCCGGTTGTATGAATGAGGAAAAGGAACGGCTAGGTTTGGGACGAAGGGCCGGATACGGCCGGAGCAGAGGAGGACCCTCGGGGATGGGCCGGAAGTTCGAAAACCGGAGAGGCCGGCGCTTTGATCGGCGCGGCTCCCGCTTCCATGACTGGAGGCGTACATGATTCTTGGATTCTGCCTCAGCTCGGAAAATCCGGACGCCCCGCTGGATACTCGATTCGGCAGAGCGGCGTATTTTACTTTTATTGATTCGGATACCTCCCGGACGCTCTCAATCATGGAGAACCCGGGCAAGCATGCCGCCGGATCCGCGGGTATGGCTGCGGTGCAGATCTTCGCCGATCATCGGGCCGATGTGATTATCGGGCCACGGCTTGGTCCCAAGGCGGAAGATGCGGCACGGGCGCTGGGATTAACCGTATACAGTCAGGGGGATTCCCGGAATGTGAGCGATGCACTCCAGCGCTTTCACAGCGGCAGCCTGGTATCAAGCTGATGACGGTGGCGGTATTAAGCGGCAAAGGAGGGGCGGGGAAAACAACTTTTTCGGTTAACTGGGCACGGCTTCTGGGCGATGCATGGCTGCTGGACTGCGATGTGGAAGAGCCCAACTGTCATCTCTTCCTGCAGCCGGAGAACCAGTTCACCCGAACTGTGACGCGAAGCGTACCGGTTCTCGACGCCCAAGCCTGCATTGGATGCGGAGCATGCGCCTCCTTCTGCGCATTCAATGCATTATTGATTTCAGGCGGGAATGTGGTTGTCATGGAAGATCTCTGCCATTCCTGCGGAGGCTGTGAAATTGTATGTCCCGCACATGCCATATCCTACCGGGAACATCCCATGGGAAGCATCACCGGGGGCAGTGCGGATAATCTGCAGCTTCTGTACGGAACACTGGCAATCGGGGAACATTCAGGGGTGCATATCATCAACACCATGCGGAAAGAATCTGCAGAATCCGGGCTGGTGATTATCGATGCACCTCCGGGAACATCATGTTCAACCGTAGCAGCCATAAAAGGGGCCGATTACTGTGTGGTGGTTACCGAGCCCACCCCGTTCGGACTCAGCGATTTACGGATGGTGGAGGAGATGCTCAGGGAAATGGGGATGCCCTACGGTGTTGTAATCAACCGTGCCGACCTTGGAAACACAGAAGTGGAAGAACACTGCAACAATCAAAACACCGCAATTTTGGGCAGAATTCCCTTCGATTGGGAAATTGCAGGAGTAAACGGCAGGGGAGGAATCTTTGTGGATGAGCTCCACCGGCACCGGGAAAATATGCAGAAGATCAGTGAAGCGGTCTTCTTAACCATTCTTGAGGAGAACAGACATGGGACAACATAGGCTGCGGGAGATTACCATCCTTTCCGGAAAAGGAGGAGCGGGGAAAACATCCCTCAGCGCATCCCTTCTTCCATGGCTGGATTCGCCCGTCCTGGCGGACTGCGATGTGGATGCACCTGATTTTGATATTCTTCTTTCACCGGAGCTTGAGGAAAGCCGGGATTTTCAGGGAGCGCAGAAAGCCCGCATTGACCCTGAGCACTGCAGCCAATGCGGAGTGTGCATGCAGCATTGCCGATTTGATGCCATTGATCATATTCAGGGAGTCCATTACGTAGATCCGCACAGCTGTGAAGGCTGCGGGGTCTGTGCATTTGTGTGTCCTCACAACGCAGTGGATCTGAAACCGGCTGTGGTGGGGACGGTGAACCGTTCCAAAACCCCCTACGGTACCCTGATTCACGGTAAGCTGATTCCCGGAGAGGAAGCTTCAGGCAAACTGGTGAGCGAGGTGAGAAAATCCGCCCGTGAGCTTGCCGTCGCACAAAACGCCGGACTGATTATCGTGGACGGTCCCCCGGGAATCGGCTGTCCTGCCATCTCCTCAATCACCGGCACCGATCACGTGGTGCTGGTTACCGAGCCCTCCCCTTCGGGTTTTCACGACCTGAAGCGCCTGGCGGAAGTGGTGAGCCGCTTCGCCCTGCCCATGACCCTGGTAATTAACAAATG
It includes:
- a CDS encoding aldo/keto reductase, with the protein product MNIELNSGHSIPALGLGTFRAKDQEVYKAVLHAIEAGYRHIDTAVAYGNEEEVGKAIAESPVPREELFVTTKVWNTAHSKKDAAEMINESLKKLGLEYIDLVLVHWPWTYERNAAVYEAMEDAVDAGTVRSIGISNFNIHHIESLLKTARITPAVNQMECHVHLQNTRLQEYLDDKGIRLEAYAPFKSHDIGDILDDETLKKIGDAHGKTVPQVSLRWMLQRGIIVIPKSVHAQRIDENFDVFDFELSDEQMHEIRKLKRADRAFPEPDNVDFGFVNL
- a CDS encoding NifB/NifX family molybdenum-iron cluster-binding protein, encoding MILGFCLSSENPDAPLDTRFGRAAYFTFIDSDTSRTLSIMENPGKHAAGSAGMAAVQIFADHRADVIIGPRLGPKAEDAARALGLTVYSQGDSRNVSDALQRFHSGSLVSS
- a CDS encoding GNAT family N-acetyltransferase — protein: MSTMSNINSEKQISAYQRLCRYCFTDSIGWTDHIFPLPGNGSYGLAFFDDEGNARSGMADIRFTTRYFGEDWSSGGISAVASDPADRNSGRIREILNEVLRRDYREGVGISYLYPFSYRFYGKFGYGSLGDYKQYRFAPEDIRRIRTGFSFAPMEWKETEFNKICELHNLWIQQFDASIYWPYRSFQEERESARRFNHYYYVIRDTSGEPAAWLRFSQDDDYQNPGLYVHKAVWRHAQGLAAIFEFLARHRSQISKIELNLPGSFQVRHFLSEPRPEISCVNEWMARPVNIPKVFSAAVAQFAASKEGENRTLPDAGFYLTDPAIEENSGIYRISGGKPEFTPSASPPEGLPEIDLSVFSSLLFGGISLEQAVLTGLTDESDLPGMEQFFSGRNPIFITDRF
- a CDS encoding DUF5320 domain-containing protein; its protein translation is MNGNRRGPENAGPGTGRGLGLCSGYEQPGCMNEEKERLGLGRRAGYGRSRGGPSGMGRKFENRRGRRFDRRGSRFHDWRRT
- a CDS encoding bifunctional proline dehydrogenase/L-glutamate gamma-semialdehyde dehydrogenase, which codes for MAKPVNFREQLYTQTMSRKDPLFDSGTPGGRVLLHAAADHQFMAALLYLIDVYPVLNGERQVEEYRDDYFAATYAPPWFMELDGSGLSELLEDLFASFVCGRDLTQALAAVSSMAERGFLYTLDTLGEATLSEEEAEIYLAKQLEAVEVLSGAGLPVHITVKPTSLYSQIGPLNYERSVDVLVSRLKRILTAVKDADGFLHVDMEQRVYKNITLSAFKRLVSESSYHQLGIAVQSYLKETGADLRDLTAFARRGNYRFTVRLVKGAYYEYERIFAQENGWPSPVFEEKYMTDAAYEENLALLFENSDLIRVAAATHNMRTAAETRRLAEEAGLSSHEYEIQMLNGMASGMAEALTALGQTVRLYAPYGPMVPGMAYLVRRLVENTARDGMVRLQFIQAASREDIFASPTVTSSPAPSRADGEHFSNHPPGDFSLEAVRRSFSHALDTAPTVITGVKKRISNISTNEISTRLNEAVNAIQNAAAAWKAASNAPRRAEILRRSAGIMSRRIYELAAVQVLEVGKQWDQAYNDVCEAIDFLNYYAAESEKLFSPRSLSNIAGERNSLSYRPRGIAGVIAPWNFPLAISTGMTSAALVTGNGVLYKPAEESAVTGRLMYEIFMEAGVPAEILHFFPGEGEVVGAALVSHPRINCIAFTGSKEVGLGIIETLSRQQQGSAYVRSSVTEMGGKNGIIIDSDADLDVAVEAVLYSAFGFQGQKCSAASRAIVHESLYNEFLNRLTAAADSLIMGDAVDPGTFLGPAVSPEAERKIADYIAIGREEGREMLVKDNLAIFADIRPEHRLAQEEVFGPVLAVMKTESIRQGIEMANAVDFGLTGGIVSRNRGHIDLVREHLEAGNIYINRSITGALVGRQPFGGFKLSGQGTKAGGSQYLLNFVHPVAVSENMLRRGFSPDFTG